From a single Porites lutea chromosome 10, jaPorLute2.1, whole genome shotgun sequence genomic region:
- the LOC140950399 gene encoding protein Flattop homolog yields MSTHFTANQYDQAFLAQRLQNWEIPKRFKERPSTLEGFTQPISNDRGHILPGIPRSSKSPWGEFVGTWDLQRAPLKTKTIKTNVLSSSIKDTAPAPVDKQRTPSPKQEEVQNNARSPTPQQEAVLRTPSPKERTSPRPQSQDGKCKKTSSPTQLKMAEVPASPAKSLTQEIAM; encoded by the exons ATGTCGACTCACTTTACCGCAAATCAG TATGATCAAGCCTTTTTAGCCCAAAGATTGCAAAACTGGGAAATTCCGAAAAGATTTAAAGAG AGACCGTCCACTTTAGAAGGGTTTACCCAACCAATCAGCAATGATCGTGGGCATATTTTGCCTGGAATACCACGGTCATCGAAAAGTCCATGGGGCGAGTTTGTTGGAACATGGGATCTACAAAGAGCAcctcttaaaacaaaaacgataaAGACAAATGTACTGTCGTCAAGCATTAAGGATACAGCACCAGCTCCTGTAGACAAGCAACGAACTCCTAGCCCAAAGCAAGAAGAAGTCCAAAATAATGCCAGAAGCCCAACACCACAACAAGAAGCTGTGTTAAGGACTCCAAGCCCCAAAGAGCGCACAAGCCCTCGGCCACAAAGCCAGGATGgtaaatgcaaaaaaacttCTAGCCCTACTCAACTTAAAATGGCAGAAGTACCTGCCTCTCCTGCAAAAAGCCTCACCCAGGAAATTGCTATGTAA